From one Rhineura floridana isolate rRhiFlo1 chromosome 4, rRhiFlo1.hap2, whole genome shotgun sequence genomic stretch:
- the TTC32 gene encoding tetratricopeptide repeat protein 32 isoform X3 yields MQLHLEWLFQLGFKLIFTVLARLGRQSCHDLATAFNNKGQIKYLRVDFYEAMDDFTSAIEVQPDFEVPYYNRGLILYRLVGFFDEALKDFKKVLELNPNFEDASLSLKQTILDKEEKLKRNY; encoded by the exons atgcaacTACATTTAGAATGGCTTTTCCAACTTGGATTCAAGCTCATTTTCACCGTTTTAGCAAGACTTGG CCGTCAGTCCTGTCATGATCTGGCAACAGCATTTAACAACAAGGGACAGATCAAGTACTTAAGAGTTGACTTCTATGAAGCAATGGATGATTTTACATCAGCTATAGAAGTGCAGCCTGATTTTGAAGTTCCATATTATAACAGAGGATTAATATTATATAGACTAG taggttTCTTTGATGAAGCCTTGAAGGATTTCAAGAAGGTCTTGGAGCTAAACCCTAACTTTGAAGATGCTTCTTTAAGTTTAAAACAGACTATACTGGATAAAGAAGAAAAACTAAAAAGAAACTATTGA
- the TTC32 gene encoding tetratricopeptide repeat protein 32 isoform X1, with the protein MDRAPTTEATSDLLSAAHAQFRDQRFEKAEELYSRYVEHCACSGKSRQSCHDLATAFNNKGQIKYLRVDFYEAMDDFTSAIEVQPDFEVPYYNRGLILYRLVGFFDEALKDFKKVLELNPNFEDASLSLKQTILDKEEKLKRNY; encoded by the exons ATGGACCGAGCCCCAACTACAGAAGCAACCTCAGACTTGCTGTCTGCTGCGCACGCGCAATTTCGAGACCAAAGGTTTGAGAAAGCAGAAGAGCTCTACAGCCGCTATGTTGAGCATTGCGCATGCTCCGGCAAGAG CCGTCAGTCCTGTCATGATCTGGCAACAGCATTTAACAACAAGGGACAGATCAAGTACTTAAGAGTTGACTTCTATGAAGCAATGGATGATTTTACATCAGCTATAGAAGTGCAGCCTGATTTTGAAGTTCCATATTATAACAGAGGATTAATATTATATAGACTAG taggttTCTTTGATGAAGCCTTGAAGGATTTCAAGAAGGTCTTGGAGCTAAACCCTAACTTTGAAGATGCTTCTTTAAGTTTAAAACAGACTATACTGGATAAAGAAGAAAAACTAAAAAGAAACTATTGA
- the TTC32 gene encoding tetratricopeptide repeat protein 32 isoform X2: MDRAPTTEATSDLLSAAHAQFRDQRFEKAEELYSRYVEHCACSGKSRQSCHDLATAFNNKGQIKYLRVDFYEAMDDFTSAIEVQPDFEVPYYNRGLILYRLGFFDEALKDFKKVLELNPNFEDASLSLKQTILDKEEKLKRNY; the protein is encoded by the exons ATGGACCGAGCCCCAACTACAGAAGCAACCTCAGACTTGCTGTCTGCTGCGCACGCGCAATTTCGAGACCAAAGGTTTGAGAAAGCAGAAGAGCTCTACAGCCGCTATGTTGAGCATTGCGCATGCTCCGGCAAGAG CCGTCAGTCCTGTCATGATCTGGCAACAGCATTTAACAACAAGGGACAGATCAAGTACTTAAGAGTTGACTTCTATGAAGCAATGGATGATTTTACATCAGCTATAGAAGTGCAGCCTGATTTTGAAGTTCCATATTATAACAGAGGATTAATATTATATAGACTAG gttTCTTTGATGAAGCCTTGAAGGATTTCAAGAAGGTCTTGGAGCTAAACCCTAACTTTGAAGATGCTTCTTTAAGTTTAAAACAGACTATACTGGATAAAGAAGAAAAACTAAAAAGAAACTATTGA